The Ficedula albicollis isolate OC2 chromosome 1, FicAlb1.5, whole genome shotgun sequence nucleotide sequence atcTCCCTAGTGctttctctccaggctgaacagccccagttctttcagcctttccccatGGGAAAGGTGTTCCAACCCCATGATCATTTTTTGTGCCACTCTGGATCTGCTCCAACAGCTCTATATTTCTTGGGCTGGGGATCCTGAAGCTGGATGTTCCTCCTGATAAGTTTTGACACTGTCTCAGGTGTATTCTCATCTACTCAACCTGTGCAAAAAGAGTTGGTCACGGGGAAACAAGTGTGAGAGGGGTGCTCACCTCTGTGCACCATTTGGTTAATACATTTGCTGTAAATGGAGAGGAAACTGGTTTAACAGCTGCAGGTACGTGCCAACTGTCAGAGCAGTTGGGGTTAGAGCACAGAAAGAGTGGGAGAAAAATTTAGCCCAACTCTAGCTACTACTAATGTGGAGTTTGGTCAGTTAATGGAAGGGGCCTCTATGACATGGTTGTCTGCAAAAGTAGGGGGACTCAGTGACCCAGAAGCTGCCTTCCACATCACTTGGGCTCAGGTCAGATTGACCTTCCATTACCAAATCTCAATAACAGGTCCATAGTCCTCCACAGCTTCTTGCCTGTCCCACTGAGCTGGATGTGCTTGCAAAAGAGCAAATGGGGAAACAAAGCAGGACCTTTGACCCCTTGCTACCACTATATTAGCTCTGCATAAATGCCGGGGTCTCATAAGCACCTACCTCAGCTTGGAcctgagaaagagagaaagcagaacagGTAAGAGCTGAACTCTCTGTTCTGGGTGGCATGGACTTTGTGACTGGTGTATCTAGATCATAGACAAATGAGTCGAGGTAGTCTTCTCTTTTGCCCCATCTCCTACTGCAAACCAAAGTGTGAGTCTTCCTCACACTCCATAGCTAGGAATGGTGCTGAAACAGAGGAGGGTGGGAGTACCTGAAGTGACCTGCTCTGATGCTGAGTGATGGATGCTTCATAAGACATTCATAGGAGGATCAAGCCCATGGTGGGAATTGCAGAATTTCAGTGTTGGGAGATACATGAGATACATAAGCCTTTGCCAGGTGCCTTCACCACAGGAACTGCAGGTTCTAAAGTGGGTAAGAGCACCTGTTCATGCTCCTAGGAAGagaatttctgccttttgtaCACGGAGAGAAACTGGCTCTGGGATTAAAAATCAAGGAAGGGTAATAAAGGAGCAACTGTGCAAACATCCAGTTAACTGGTAGCTTTGGAGGTAATCTGtgcacagaaggaaataaaaatggatgGAAATCTCCTTACTGTGGGATAAGATGGAACATTGACTTGTGACTACCTGGTACAGGATTTAGCAAAGCATTCACATACAATAGACTTTCAGcctatttttccatttcaattcctatgttcaatattttcttcatgttgCTCTGAGTGACGCAGTCCTCTAATTTGGGGCATgaatcaatttttatttctaaacatCTTTTTAAGTGTGGTGTGTTTGAAAGCTTGTCTAGATGTAATATCATGTCTTCAGTGTGCCAAGTAGCAAATTTTCAATTCCCCAATTCTgacttttttaaaagacaaaaataaaggaagtcAGGTGAAGCTAAATTTTGCACTCACTCTCTTTTGGGAACTTGTTCTGCTTGGTCTGCTGCATTAATCCCAGAGTGAAAAAGACAAGGGAACCTAGTTAGAGACTTGGGACTTTCCTCAGCTAAAGCAAGACAAAGTACTCAAATCACAGGGTCACTAAGATGATCATTGTATGTGACATACTAACTAGCACAATGCTCTTTAGAGCAGTTTACCAATACAAAGCAAATTAAGAAATCCCACAATATGAATTTTTCAGTGGTACTTAAGCATGGAGGAAACCTATTCTGACTTCTGGCAGAGGTTTGCTCATGTGCTGAAGCAAAGGATTTTAGCTCTCATATAAAAGAACTAGATTTAACTGTTCATATTTCTTTGAgctctgaattttttaattgtGGATATTTGTGATTATACAAATAAGAGGGCTCCTTCATTTTTATACTGCCTTTTCCTCGCTTCTTCAGAGGAAATGCATCGTGATTTTCTATTCTTGTCTTCATTTATTGGTTAGGTTTGTTGCAAAAACCTGGTGTTAAACcaacatgttttatttctctgaaaacaacccaaacatTGTATGCTGATTCCTGCAGGTCTCTCTACGTAGAGAGCAGAACTGGTACTCAAACCATGCTGCTATCCAGGGCATTGGTGATAGCTCTGATTCTGCTCCTTAGCACCACTCTCCCCGGTAAGTCTGAAAAGCTTTGCTGTTTGCCTGAGACAAAGCTCAGCTCTACAGGTTCTCATGCATCGTGAAGTAAGACTGAAGCACAATAATTCAGTTGAAGACCATGAATACACAGTGCTTGGCAGTGTGTAACAAGTCAGTAGAGAACTGGCATGAAAACTGCCCATACTTTGTGCAGATACTCTGCCATGGAAGGTCTATGACTTAGATACCCATGACTGGGTGAAGAGGGGGTGCTGAATGCTGTAGAGTGAATTCTGAAGAGAGAGGTTCTGAATTGGAGAGGTTCTGAATCTCAGAATTTCAAATCTCTTACCCTGCACCTGGGGGAAGACACCAGAGACACTAGTGACATGAGAAGCCTCATggggttttgccttttttcacaGAAGTGCAGTCGAAATCCATCTTTGAGAAAGACCGTCGTGACTTGCTGGCCATCCCTGAGGCTATTGCATCTTACTGTTATGAAGCATTTAACAAGGTGTCTCCTAAAGTCAGTCAGTTCTTGTTGGATACTGTCCAGAGTCCAACAGTTACTGCGGCCAGGTATGGAAAGCTTGTCTGTACTAACCCTCCAATATGTATGTGTGAAACGGGAGAGGGAGGTGTGGAAGAGGTTAATCAACTATCTATATGGAAAGATCTGAGGAGAAATTAATCAGCAACCAAAGCCTGATGTACCAAGGGAGCAAGGTGCTGGAAGGTGGGGTGAAGTGATACAGTCTCCTGTGAGCTCTTCCCAGGGAGGCACATAGCACATGACAATATTCACAGGGATGGCTGGTACTGTTCTTTATCCATGGGTAGTGAGGGAAGAG carries:
- the LOC101821229 gene encoding apovitellenin-1-like, coding for MPGSHKHLPQLGPEKERKQNRSLYVESRTGTQTMLLSRALVIALILLLSTTLPEVQSKSIFEKDRRDLLAIPEAIASYCYEAFNKVSPKVSQFLLDTVQSPTVTAARQRIAKEATKVSIMFEQLIEKIKNMWYTRVLGY